The nucleotide window TGATTTGATTGATGCTTTCTATAAAATTCAAGAAGATAGTTGCAAATTTTAGTTCTAAGATTTTTCATTGAGAGATAATCTATTTTTTTATTCAACTTTAGTGCTTTCTGAGAAACTATTTTTAACATATTTTGAATTAACGTCTTATGCCCAATACACATATTAGGACAATTTCCTATAATCTTTTCTGTTGGCAAAAATAATATTGTGCAATTAGTCGATGCAATTACAGTTGCTGGCCATTTATTTTGATTTGAGAAAGCTATTATTTCTCCAAACATTTGTCCGGATTTTAATTTAGATATTATTATTCTATCGCCTGCAAAATTTTCCTTTGTTACAACAACCTCTCCTTCAACTAATATTCCGATACCAGAAAATTCGCTGCCAGCTAGGGTTATTATTTCCTTTTTTTTATAATTT belongs to Tissierellales bacterium and includes:
- a CDS encoding Crp/Fnr family transcriptional regulator, whose protein sequence is MYDKWLDTLKTVALFYNIESSELNRMLLCLHPSIANYKKKEIITLAGSEFSGIGILVEGEVVVTKENFAGDRIIISKLKSGQMFGEIIAFSNQNKWPATVIASTNCTILFLPTEKIIGNCPNMCIGHKTLIQNMLKIVSQKALKLNKKIDYLSMKNLRTKICNYLLEFYRKHQSNQFIIPLNRSELAEFLNVSRPSLSRELMKMKDDNLIDYDRNAFKLLSIEKIKSICSTIDN